A single genomic interval of Macadamia integrifolia cultivar HAES 741 chromosome 6, SCU_Mint_v3, whole genome shotgun sequence harbors:
- the LOC122082708 gene encoding UDP-N-acetylglucosamine transferase subunit ALG14-like, translated as MIQGILLWINSLQLISMENDSGWCFPTMCSKSIIALIIIALTTIAIRIIYVMYWSGKPLPTSSYKRKSTLIILGSGGHTAEMLNLVSLIRKDRFTPRFYIEAQTDNMSLQKARVLEDSLINQTGGQKVLEAAQFMQIYRSREVGQSYLTSVGTTIIATAHAFWLVAKIRPHVILCNGPGTCIPLCVVAFIFKVVGIRWSSIFYVESIARVRRLSLSGLLLYKLRMADQLFVQWPQLQKKYPRAQYVGRLM; from the exons atgatACAAGGAATCTTACTTTGGATCAATAGCCTCCAGCTTATCTCCATGGAGAACGACAGTGGATGGTGCTTCCCTACAATGTGTTCTAAGTCCATAATTGCTCTTATAATTATCGCCCTCACTACCATTGCAATTCGTATAATTTATGTAATGTATTGGAGTGGCAAACCCCTTCCCACCTCATCTTATAAGCGTAAGAGCACCCTAATTATCCTGGGTTCAG GGGGTCACACTGCTGAGATGCTTAATCTTGTCTCTCTTATTCGGAAGGACAGGTTTACACCAAGGTTCTATATTGAAGCTCAGACTGATAACATGAGTCTTCAAAAAGCTCGTGTATTGGAGGACTCCCTGATTAATCAG ACTGGTGGTCAGAAAGTGCTAGAGGCTGCTCAATTCATGCAAATATATCGAAGCCGGGAAGTTGGTCAATCATATTTAACATCTGTTGGGACAACCATAATTGCTACTGCTCATGCTTTCTGGCTAGTGGCTAAAATCAGGCCCCACGTG atactGTGCAATGGCCCTGGGACTTGTATCCCTCTTTGTGTAGTTGCTTTCATTTTTAAG GTAGTTGGGATTAGATGGTCATCCATTTTTTATGTCGAGAGTATAGCAAGAGTTAGGAGGCTCTCACTGAGTGGGTTGCTTCTCTACAAATTACGCATGGCTGACCAGTTATTTGTACAGTGGCCACAACTGCAAAAGAAATACCCTCGAGCACAATATGTTGGTCGTCTCATGTAA
- the LOC122081097 gene encoding probable purine permease 11 isoform X2 gives MPEQEIQEPHFLKDGGTMGQSPVRLWQWWLMVSVNIFFLIVGQTAAVLLGRFYYDQGGNSKWMATLVQTAAFPILFIPLFILSSQDSSTTTKTTVSTQLSVTTLTLLYVSLGVLLAGDNMMYSTGLLYLSASTYSLVCASQLAFNAVFAFYINSQKFTSLILNSVVILSLSSALIGVHSDSTEPAGVSRGKYILGFLCTLGASAIYSLLLSLMQLSFQKVLKRETFSVVLEMQIYTSFVATCACIVGLFASGEWRSLKGEMDGFGKGRVSYVMTLVWTAVAWQVSSVGVVGLIFVVSSLFSNVISTLALALGPIAAVIFFHDKMDGVMVVAMLMAFWGFASYLYQQYIDDSKLKAAQNHVNEVLIESTLERQIV, from the exons ATGCCCg AACAAGAAATTCAAGAACCGCATTTCCTCAAAGATGGAGGGACTATGGGTCAATCACCTGTCAGACTCTGGCAGTGGTGGCTTATGGTGTCAGTGaacattttctttcttattgttGGTCAAACTGCTGCTGTTCTTCTTGGGAGATTCTACTATGACCAAGGTGGAAATAGTAAATGGATGGCAACTCTTGTCCAAACTGCAGCCTTTCCTATACTCTTTATCCCACTCTTCATCCTATCCTCTCAAGATTCTTCAACCACCACTAAAACTACTGTGTCTACTCAGCTTTCTGTTACCACTCTCACCTTATTGTATGTGTCACTTGGTGTGCTCCTAGCTGGTGACAACATGATGTACTCAACCGGGCTTTTGTACTTGTCTGCCTCAACTTATTCCCTCGTATGTGCATCCCAGTTGGCATTTAATGCAGTCTTTGCATTCTACATCAATTCTCAAAAGTTCACTTCTTTAATACTCAATTCTGTTGTCATCCTTAGCTTATCTTCTGCCCTCATTGGGGTTCACTCTGATTCCACAGAACCTGCCGGAGTGTCTAGGGGGAAGTACATTTTGGGCTTCTTGTGCACCCTCGGTGCATCAGCCATTTACTCTCTACTGCTTTCGCTCATGCAGCTTTCCTTCCAAAAGGTTCTGAAAAGAGAGACATTTTCTGTGGTATTAGAAATGCAGATCTACACATCATTTGTTGCGACATGTGCTTGCATAGTAGGCCTCTTTGCCAGTGGTGAATGGAGGAGTTTGAAAGGAGAGATGGATGGGTTTGGAAAGGGGAGAGTATCTTATGTGATGACATTAGTTTGGACAGCTGTGGCTTGGCAAGTGTCTTCTGTTGGTGTTGTGGGGTTGATTTTTGTGGTATCTTCACTTTTCTCCAATGTAATTAGTACCTTGGCTTTGGCTCTTGGTCCTATTGCTGCTGTAATATTTTTCCATGACAAGATGGATGGGGTGATGGTGGTGGCGATGTTGATGGCATTTTGGGGCTTTGCTTCTTATTTGTATCAGCAATACATTGACGATTCTAAGCTGAAGGCAGCACAAAATCATGTTAATGAAGTTCTAATTGAGTCTACTTTAGAGAGGCAGATTGTTTGA
- the LOC122081466 gene encoding probable purine permease 11 codes for MGGAQELQVQVIEAQEPNLTKDEDVITQPSHPTPKRGYKWWLLMALYIFFVLSGQSIATLLGRLYYNKGGNSKWMQTIVVTAGFPFVLPLLIYFSYKPSIPNHNSTSNKKSPSIITLVLLYTSLGILSAGDNLMYAYGLLYLPVSTYALVCATQLAFNALFSYFINSLKFTPILLNSVVILTISASLLALHAESNGTTGVTKVQYAIGFLCTLGASALFSLLLSVTQLLFEKVLKKKTFSVILEMQVYPSIAATCVCLVGLFASREWWSLKGEMEQIGKVSYVMILVWTAVAWQVFNVGALSLIFEVSSLFSNVISTMTLPIVPIFGVIFFHDKMDGVKMVSLILAIWGFISYMYQNYLDDLKSKATRTEANESSNTTAS; via the exons atgGGAGGAGCTCAAGAACTGCAAGTCCAGGTCATTG AAGCACAAGAACCAAACTTGACCAAGGATGAAGATGTCATCACCCAACCCTCACACCCTACACCAAAAAGAGGATATAAGTGGTGGCTTTTAATGGCACTTTACATATTCTTTGTTCTCTCAGGCCAATCCATTGCAACTCTTCTAGGAAGACTCTACTACAACAAAGGTGGAAATAGTAAGTGGATGCAAACAATTGTTGTAACTGCAGGATTTCCATTTGTCCTCCCCCTTCTAATCTACTTCTCCTATAAACCTTCTATCCCAAACCATAACAGTACTTCCAACAAGAAGTCACCCTCTATCATCACCCTTGTACTCCTTTACACTTCCTTAGGTATATTAAGTGCTGGTGATAACTTAATGTATGCATATGGGCTGTTATATCTCCCTGTTTCTACATATGCTCTTGTTTGTGCAACCCAATTGGCTTTTAATGCACTATTCTCTTATTTCATCAACTCCCTTAAGTTCACTCCTATTCTGCTTAATTCAGTAGTCATCCTTACCATCTCTGCCTCACTCCTTGCTCTCCATGCCGAGTCCAATGGTACCACAGGAGTTACAAAGGTACAATATGCGATTGGATTTTTATGCACCTTAGGTGCATCTGCACTGTTCTCCCTATTACTTTCAGTTACCCAACTTTTATTTGAGAAagttttgaaaaagaaaacattttctgTGATATTGGAGATGCAAGTATACCCATCAATAGCTGCAACATGTGTTTGCTTGGTGGGTCTTTTTGCTAGTAGGGAATGGTGGAGTCTAAAGGGAGAGATGGAGCAAATTGGAAAGGTATCTTATGTGATGATCTTAGTTTGGACTGCTGTGGCATGGCAAGTTTTTAATGTTGGTGCACTGAGTTTAATATTTGAGGTTTCTTCACTCTTTAGCAATGTCATTAGTACAATGACTTTGCCCATTGTTCCAATCTTTGGTGTGATATTTTTTCATGACAAAATGGATGGGGTGAAGAtggtttctttgattttggCTATCTGGGGGTTTATTTCTTACATGTATCAAAATTATCTCGACGATTTGAAGTCGAAGGCTACAAGAACAGAAGCAAATGAAAGCTCTAATACTACTGCTTCTTGA
- the LOC122081097 gene encoding probable purine permease 11 isoform X1 yields MQITNVDEQEIQEPHFLKDGGTMGQSPVRLWQWWLMVSVNIFFLIVGQTAAVLLGRFYYDQGGNSKWMATLVQTAAFPILFIPLFILSSQDSSTTTKTTVSTQLSVTTLTLLYVSLGVLLAGDNMMYSTGLLYLSASTYSLVCASQLAFNAVFAFYINSQKFTSLILNSVVILSLSSALIGVHSDSTEPAGVSRGKYILGFLCTLGASAIYSLLLSLMQLSFQKVLKRETFSVVLEMQIYTSFVATCACIVGLFASGEWRSLKGEMDGFGKGRVSYVMTLVWTAVAWQVSSVGVVGLIFVVSSLFSNVISTLALALGPIAAVIFFHDKMDGVMVVAMLMAFWGFASYLYQQYIDDSKLKAAQNHVNEVLIESTLERQIV; encoded by the exons ATGCAAATTACAAATGTTGATG AACAAGAAATTCAAGAACCGCATTTCCTCAAAGATGGAGGGACTATGGGTCAATCACCTGTCAGACTCTGGCAGTGGTGGCTTATGGTGTCAGTGaacattttctttcttattgttGGTCAAACTGCTGCTGTTCTTCTTGGGAGATTCTACTATGACCAAGGTGGAAATAGTAAATGGATGGCAACTCTTGTCCAAACTGCAGCCTTTCCTATACTCTTTATCCCACTCTTCATCCTATCCTCTCAAGATTCTTCAACCACCACTAAAACTACTGTGTCTACTCAGCTTTCTGTTACCACTCTCACCTTATTGTATGTGTCACTTGGTGTGCTCCTAGCTGGTGACAACATGATGTACTCAACCGGGCTTTTGTACTTGTCTGCCTCAACTTATTCCCTCGTATGTGCATCCCAGTTGGCATTTAATGCAGTCTTTGCATTCTACATCAATTCTCAAAAGTTCACTTCTTTAATACTCAATTCTGTTGTCATCCTTAGCTTATCTTCTGCCCTCATTGGGGTTCACTCTGATTCCACAGAACCTGCCGGAGTGTCTAGGGGGAAGTACATTTTGGGCTTCTTGTGCACCCTCGGTGCATCAGCCATTTACTCTCTACTGCTTTCGCTCATGCAGCTTTCCTTCCAAAAGGTTCTGAAAAGAGAGACATTTTCTGTGGTATTAGAAATGCAGATCTACACATCATTTGTTGCGACATGTGCTTGCATAGTAGGCCTCTTTGCCAGTGGTGAATGGAGGAGTTTGAAAGGAGAGATGGATGGGTTTGGAAAGGGGAGAGTATCTTATGTGATGACATTAGTTTGGACAGCTGTGGCTTGGCAAGTGTCTTCTGTTGGTGTTGTGGGGTTGATTTTTGTGGTATCTTCACTTTTCTCCAATGTAATTAGTACCTTGGCTTTGGCTCTTGGTCCTATTGCTGCTGTAATATTTTTCCATGACAAGATGGATGGGGTGATGGTGGTGGCGATGTTGATGGCATTTTGGGGCTTTGCTTCTTATTTGTATCAGCAATACATTGACGATTCTAAGCTGAAGGCAGCACAAAATCATGTTAATGAAGTTCTAATTGAGTCTACTTTAGAGAGGCAGATTGTTTGA
- the LOC122081097 gene encoding probable purine permease 11 isoform X3 has product MEQEIQEPHFLKDGGTMGQSPVRLWQWWLMVSVNIFFLIVGQTAAVLLGRFYYDQGGNSKWMATLVQTAAFPILFIPLFILSSQDSSTTTKTTVSTQLSVTTLTLLYVSLGVLLAGDNMMYSTGLLYLSASTYSLVCASQLAFNAVFAFYINSQKFTSLILNSVVILSLSSALIGVHSDSTEPAGVSRGKYILGFLCTLGASAIYSLLLSLMQLSFQKVLKRETFSVVLEMQIYTSFVATCACIVGLFASGEWRSLKGEMDGFGKGRVSYVMTLVWTAVAWQVSSVGVVGLIFVVSSLFSNVISTLALALGPIAAVIFFHDKMDGVMVVAMLMAFWGFASYLYQQYIDDSKLKAAQNHVNEVLIESTLERQIV; this is encoded by the exons ATGG AACAAGAAATTCAAGAACCGCATTTCCTCAAAGATGGAGGGACTATGGGTCAATCACCTGTCAGACTCTGGCAGTGGTGGCTTATGGTGTCAGTGaacattttctttcttattgttGGTCAAACTGCTGCTGTTCTTCTTGGGAGATTCTACTATGACCAAGGTGGAAATAGTAAATGGATGGCAACTCTTGTCCAAACTGCAGCCTTTCCTATACTCTTTATCCCACTCTTCATCCTATCCTCTCAAGATTCTTCAACCACCACTAAAACTACTGTGTCTACTCAGCTTTCTGTTACCACTCTCACCTTATTGTATGTGTCACTTGGTGTGCTCCTAGCTGGTGACAACATGATGTACTCAACCGGGCTTTTGTACTTGTCTGCCTCAACTTATTCCCTCGTATGTGCATCCCAGTTGGCATTTAATGCAGTCTTTGCATTCTACATCAATTCTCAAAAGTTCACTTCTTTAATACTCAATTCTGTTGTCATCCTTAGCTTATCTTCTGCCCTCATTGGGGTTCACTCTGATTCCACAGAACCTGCCGGAGTGTCTAGGGGGAAGTACATTTTGGGCTTCTTGTGCACCCTCGGTGCATCAGCCATTTACTCTCTACTGCTTTCGCTCATGCAGCTTTCCTTCCAAAAGGTTCTGAAAAGAGAGACATTTTCTGTGGTATTAGAAATGCAGATCTACACATCATTTGTTGCGACATGTGCTTGCATAGTAGGCCTCTTTGCCAGTGGTGAATGGAGGAGTTTGAAAGGAGAGATGGATGGGTTTGGAAAGGGGAGAGTATCTTATGTGATGACATTAGTTTGGACAGCTGTGGCTTGGCAAGTGTCTTCTGTTGGTGTTGTGGGGTTGATTTTTGTGGTATCTTCACTTTTCTCCAATGTAATTAGTACCTTGGCTTTGGCTCTTGGTCCTATTGCTGCTGTAATATTTTTCCATGACAAGATGGATGGGGTGATGGTGGTGGCGATGTTGATGGCATTTTGGGGCTTTGCTTCTTATTTGTATCAGCAATACATTGACGATTCTAAGCTGAAGGCAGCACAAAATCATGTTAATGAAGTTCTAATTGAGTCTACTTTAGAGAGGCAGATTGTTTGA